Sequence from the [Bacteroides] pectinophilus genome:
CGGCAATCCGGAAGAACTTATCGGTGCCGCGCTGTTTCTTGCAAGTGATGATGCCTCGGGCTTTGTAAACGGAATCGTGCTTCCCGTAGACGGAGGCTACTGCGCATACAGCGGCGTATAAAAAAGGATTCTTAACCTGATTCAGCATAAAGCAAAAAATGCAGTACAACCAACCGGGTTGTACTGCATTTTTATTTCAAGCAATTATACTATTCGTATGATTACATTCTGTCGTGGAATGTTCTGCTGATAACATCCATCTGCTGCTCCTTAGTAAGGTCGATGAACTTAACAGCGTAACCTGATACACGGATTGTAAAGTTAGCGTACTCAGGCTTTTCCGGATGCTCCATAGCATCAATAAGCTTGTCTCTGCCGAATACATTTACATTAAGGTGATGAGCACCCTGATCAAAGTATCCATCCATTACGTTAACAAGGTTAGCAACTCTCTCATCCTCGTTGTGTCCAAGAGCGTCAGGGTTCATTGTCTGAGTATTTGAAATACCATCAAGTGCCCACTCGTATGGAAGCTTTGTAAGAGAGTTAAGTGATGCAAGAAGTCCGTTCTGCTCTGCACCGTAGCTTGGGTTAGCTCCAGGTGAAAGTGGAGTGCCGGCCTTACGTCCATCAGGCATTGTACCTGTGTACTTTCCGTAAACTACATTAGATGTAATTGTAAGGATAGATGTTGTAGGCTCTGAATCTCTGTAAGTATGTCTCTTCTTAATCTTCTCAAGGAATGTCTTAAGAAGCCATACAGCAATGTTATCAGCTCTGTCATCATCATTACCGTACTTAGGGAAGTCACCATCAATCTGGTAATCTACTACAAGACCTGACTCATCACGAACTGTCTTAACCTTAGCATACTTAATAGCTGAAAGTGAGTCAACAACGTGTGAGAATCCGGCAATACCTGTAGCGAATGTTCTCTTAACATCTGTATCGATAAGAGCCATCTCTGCAGCTTCATAGTAATACTTATCATGCATATACTGGATAAGGTTCAGTGTATTAACATAAAGGTCTGCTAACCAATCCATCATTGTATCGAACTTAGCAATAACCTCATCATAATCAAGGTACTCTGCTGTAATAGGCTTGTAAGCCGGTCCAACCTGCTCTTTGTTCTTCTCATCAACACCACCATTGATAGCGTAAAGAAGACACTTAGCAAGGTTAGCTCTTGCGCCGAAGAACTGCATCTCCTTACCTGTCTGAGTAGCTGATACACAGCAGCAGATTGAGTAATCATCGCCCCATGAAACCTTCATAACGTCATCATTCTCGTACTGGATTGATGATGTATCAACAGAAATCTTAGCAGCATACTTCTTGAATGTCTCTGGGAGACGTGATGAGTAAAGTACTGTAAGGTTAGGCTCCGGTGAAGGTCCCATGTTCTCAAGTGTATGAAGGAATCTGAAGTCGTTCTTTGTAACCATTGAACGTCCGTCGATACCTGTACCACCAACCTCAAGAGTAGCCCATGTAGGGTCACCTGAGAATAACTCGTTGTATGATGTGATTCTTGCGAACTTAACCATTCTGAACTTCATTACCATATGGTCGATGAGTTCCTGAGCTTCCTTCTCTGTGATAACACCGTTATCCAGGTCTCTCTGAATGTAGATATCAAGGAATGTAGATACACGGCCTACTGACATAGCTGCACCATTCTGAGTCTTGATAGCTGCAAGGTAACCAAAGTATAACCACTGGCAAGCTTCCTTAGCATTCTTAGCCGGCTGTGAAATATCATATCCGTAGCTCTCAGCCATCTTCTTCATGCCTGCAAGTGCCTTGTACTGATCTGAGATCTCTTCTCTGAGACGGATAACATCATCTGTCATTGTTCCGCATCCGCAGTTAGCGTGATCTCTCTTCTTCTCTTCCATAAGGTAGTCAATACCGTAAAGAGCAACCCTTCTGTAATCGCCTACGATACGTCCACGGCCATATGTGTCAGGAAGACCTGTGATGATGTGGCTGTGACGAGCCTTTCTCATCTCTGGTGTGTAAGCATCGAATACACCCTGATTATGTGTCTTGTGGTACTCTGTGAAGATCTTGTGTAATTCAGGATTTGGCTCATAACCATAATTCTTGCAAGACTCCTCAGCCATCTTGATACCGCCATATGGCATAAATGCTCTCTTAAGAGGCTTGTCTGTCTGAAGACCTACAACCTGCTCAAGATCTTTCATAGACTCATCTATATATCCAGGGCCGTAAGCTGTAAGACCTGCAACAACCTCTGTCTCCATATCAAGAACGCCGCCCTTGGCTCTTTCTTCCTTCTGTAACTCCTGAAGTCTTCCCCAGAGCTTGTTAGTAGCTTCTGTTGGTCCCTCAAGGAAACTCTCATCTCCATCATAAGGCTTGTAGTTATTCTGGATGAAATCTCTTACGTTGATTTCCTCTTTCCAGAGTCTGCCTTCAAAACCATTCCACTGTTCTTTTTCCAGCATCTTGTTCATTCCTCCTGTATATTGTATACAATGTTGATTATAAAGATAAAACGAAAATACACATTTGTATTAAAAAATGTATTATCGTTTTCTTGCTACGCTTATAATATATGACATGATTGTTAAAAAATCAACAACAATTTTTGCCTTTTTTGCTTTGTATTTGATTATGTACAATTTCACAACTGTTAATGAATATTTTGTATCAGTTTAGGTACATTTATACAAATATAACGAGCATTTGTCCGTGTGGGACGTACACGGCAAAAAAGCAGCCGGAATTAATCCGGCTGCTTCTTATTATCTTGAATAATCTGATATATAGATATCTATGTAAATAACTAATCCTACGGATTATTCAGCCTGTGGAGCTCCTACAGGACATACGCCCTCACATGCGCCACAATCGATGCATGTATCTGCATCAATAACCATCTTGCCATCGCCTTCGCTGATTGCGTTAACAGGACATTCTGCAACACAAGCACCACAGCTTACGCAGTCATCAGAAATAATATGTGCCATGATAATACCTCCTTAAGAAATTGAATAATTGTTTATTCATTATACGATACTTTTTCGCATTAATCAACACAATCATAAAATTTTTATCATTTTCAACATGTTATAACATATTGATTCTCATTATCTATAAATCAGCCAAATCTAGCCAAAATTACGTCCGTCCTGCGGTCTTGCCATATCTGCAAACTTAGTCTGCTCTGCAATCCATGCCATCTGTACAGTTCCTATAGGGCCGTTACGCTGCTTGGCTATGATTACTTCAGCAACGCCCGGAATATCTGTATCCTTATTGTAATAATCATCCCTGTAGAGGAACATTACAACGTCAGCATCCTGCTCAATCGCTCCCGATTCACGAAGATCGGAAAGCATAGGCCTGTGGTCATCTCTCTTCTCAACGGCACGGCTGAGCTGTGACAGTGCAACAACAGGAACCTCAAGCTCTCTTGCAAGCTGCTTCAGCGCTCTCGATATATCCGATATCTCCTGCTGTCTTGAATCCGAAGAACGCCCGCTTCCGCTCATGAGCTGAAGGTAATCGATAATAATAAGTCCAAGATTACTCTCAAGCTTCATCTTACGGCACTTAGAGCGCATCTCACCTATTGATATACCCGGCGTATCTTCTATTATAAGGTGTGACTTGGCTATATTATCAGCACCCTCAAGAAGCTTCGCCCAATCAGAGCCGTCAAGACGGCCCTTTCTTAACTTGTCTGCATCAACCCCCGATTCAAGCGAAAGCATACGGTTAACAAGCTGTACATTGGACATCTCAAGCGAGAATACAGCAGTTGTTATACCTTCCTTGAGTGCTACATGGTCTGCCACATTAAGCACAAACGCTGTCTTACCCATAGACGGACGCGCCGCTATAAGTATAAAATCAGACGGCTGAAGTCCTGAGAGCTTATAGTCGAGATCCTTGAACCCTGTCGGAATTCCCGTAACGGCACCTCTGTTACGTGCTGCCGCCGATATCCTGTCTATTGCTTCAACAACAACATCCCCGATAGGCATGGAATCCTTGCTTGCCTTTGACTTAACCAGCTCAAATACCTTTTTCTCCGTATCGGCAAGAATATCTTCAGTCTCCCCGGTTCCTGCGTAACACTGATTGGCAATCTCTTCTGTTGTTCTTATTATATTGCGGAGCATTGCCTTATCTTTGACAATCTCAGCATACTGTCTTATATTGGCAGAAGTAGGTACAGCTTCAAGCAGTTCCCTTATAAAATCAATTCCATATACTTCTGCAGGAACATTGCGCGCCCTTAATTCCTCCTGAAAGGTTACAAGATCTACCGCCCTTCCCGCATTATTCATATCAACCATAGTCTGGAACATCGTTCCGTACTGGTTATGATAAAAATCGTCCTTATTAAGAATCTCAGCAGCGGCAATAATAGCATCCTTATCCATAAGCATTGAACCGACTACCGACTGCTCTGCTTCGATACTGTTAGGCATGACTCTTCTGATAACAGCTTCTTCCATTCTGTCCTCCTGCTTTACTTCTGTTCAACCTCAACAGTCAGTTCAGCAACAACCTCCTTATGAAGCTTAACAGGAAGATGGAATGTTCCTGCCATTCTTATAGGTTCATCTATCTTAATCTTTTTCTTATCAAGCTCAAGCCCTGCCTGCTCCTTCGCAGCTTCGGCAATCTCCTTGCCTGACACGCTTCCGAATGTTCTTCCGTCCTTACCACCCTTTATAGAAAGAACTATCTTCTTAGATTCGATAACTTCCTTAAGAGCTATCGCCGCATCAAGCTCCTCCTTGGCAAGCTTGGCCTCATGTGCCTTAGTCAGCTTAAGATCGTTAAGATTCTTGGCGTTAGCTTCAACTCCAAGCTTCTTAGGAAGCAGGAAATTCCTTGCATATCCTTCACTGACCTTTACCTTATCACCCTTCTTACCAAGTGCCTTAACATCCTGCATAAGTATAACTTCCATTGCAATATCCTCCATTCCTG
This genomic interval carries:
- the dnaB gene encoding replicative DNA helicase, coding for MEEAVIRRVMPNSIEAEQSVVGSMLMDKDAIIAAAEILNKDDFYHNQYGTMFQTMVDMNNAGRAVDLVTFQEELRARNVPAEVYGIDFIRELLEAVPTSANIRQYAEIVKDKAMLRNIIRTTEEIANQCYAGTGETEDILADTEKKVFELVKSKASKDSMPIGDVVVEAIDRISAAARNRGAVTGIPTGFKDLDYKLSGLQPSDFILIAARPSMGKTAFVLNVADHVALKEGITTAVFSLEMSNVQLVNRMLSLESGVDADKLRKGRLDGSDWAKLLEGADNIAKSHLIIEDTPGISIGEMRSKCRKMKLESNLGLIIIDYLQLMSGSGRSSDSRQQEISDISRALKQLARELEVPVVALSQLSRAVEKRDDHRPMLSDLRESGAIEQDADVVMFLYRDDYYNKDTDIPGVAEVIIAKQRNGPIGTVQMAWIAEQTKFADMARPQDGRNFG
- the rplI gene encoding 50S ribosomal protein L9; this translates as MEVILMQDVKALGKKGDKVKVSEGYARNFLLPKKLGVEANAKNLNDLKLTKAHEAKLAKEELDAAIALKEVIESKKIVLSIKGGKDGRTFGSVSGKEIAEAAKEQAGLELDKKKIKIDEPIRMAGTFHLPVKLHKEVVAELTVEVEQK
- a CDS encoding 4Fe-4S binding protein yields the protein MAHIISDDCVSCGACVAECPVNAISEGDGKMVIDADTCIDCGACEGVCPVGAPQAE
- the pflB gene encoding formate C-acetyltransferase — its product is MLEKEQWNGFEGRLWKEEINVRDFIQNNYKPYDGDESFLEGPTEATNKLWGRLQELQKEERAKGGVLDMETEVVAGLTAYGPGYIDESMKDLEQVVGLQTDKPLKRAFMPYGGIKMAEESCKNYGYEPNPELHKIFTEYHKTHNQGVFDAYTPEMRKARHSHIITGLPDTYGRGRIVGDYRRVALYGIDYLMEEKKRDHANCGCGTMTDDVIRLREEISDQYKALAGMKKMAESYGYDISQPAKNAKEACQWLYFGYLAAIKTQNGAAMSVGRVSTFLDIYIQRDLDNGVITEKEAQELIDHMVMKFRMVKFARITSYNELFSGDPTWATLEVGGTGIDGRSMVTKNDFRFLHTLENMGPSPEPNLTVLYSSRLPETFKKYAAKISVDTSSIQYENDDVMKVSWGDDYSICCCVSATQTGKEMQFFGARANLAKCLLYAINGGVDEKNKEQVGPAYKPITAEYLDYDEVIAKFDTMMDWLADLYVNTLNLIQYMHDKYYYEAAEMALIDTDVKRTFATGIAGFSHVVDSLSAIKYAKVKTVRDESGLVVDYQIDGDFPKYGNDDDRADNIAVWLLKTFLEKIKKRHTYRDSEPTTSILTITSNVVYGKYTGTMPDGRKAGTPLSPGANPSYGAEQNGLLASLNSLTKLPYEWALDGISNTQTMNPDALGHNEDERVANLVNVMDGYFDQGAHHLNVNVFGRDKLIDAMEHPEKPEYANFTIRVSGYAVKFIDLTKEQQMDVISRTFHDRM